One window of the Synechococcus sp. CC9311 genome contains the following:
- a CDS encoding TIGR03960 family B12-binding radical SAM protein has product MGYELGVEPRDWETARVRWALTYPEIYEVGSSNLGHIILYSILNAVPGQLCDRAYLPAADLSERLKERNQALFAVESRRPLPAFDILGFSLSYELGATNILAMLDLAKVPLYAAQRGDLPLSHPESPPLIFAGGPTATSNPEPYAAFFDFIALGDGEELLPEIGLVVSEAKAAGLSRTDLLRDLAAVPGVYVPSLYEPDQQGITVEPLEPGLPVRLLRRVATPMPHYATGLVPHVETVHDRLTVEIRRGCTRGCRFCQPGMLTRPARDVEPEAVIEAIETGMQRTGYSDFSLLSLSCSDYLALPAVGVELRNRLADRNVTLQLPSQRVDRFDDDIAHILGGSRQAGLTFAPEAGTQRLRDIVNKGLTDADLVDGIRTAMQNGFRKVKLYFMIGLPGETDADVLGIVETCRMLLDRCRDLGRLNLNITISNFTPKPHTPFQWHSVSTAEFLRRQQLLREAGKRLRGVRFNFTDVRLSAMEDFVGRGDRSLAPVIEAAWRAGAGMDAWFEALDRTYEAWTGAIAAAGLEGRYRALELGGWGRANALSEEGLDAFCAQPLPWDHIDTGIDKRWLAEDLKRALEAAVVPDCSFEGCSSCGVCGPDLGHNVVIPPPEIPVQKPRQAPPSDRVCRIRFRFSKTGAMALLSHLDLVRLFERALRRAELPMSFTGGFHPLPRLQLALALPLGVQGEGEWMDLEFIEQVEALQVLKRWQKTLPPGLVLLEAYEVPVSGQSLSQQLESARWSFELTSQAGDPSISLEQWQQVVDALLSRDSLVWDDTDKKGRPRQRDCKPVLEMLEIVSPVDDGASLNREPVDGVRLELLAHIDHQGRSLKPAQLQHWLSEALAQSLHLKNVRRLELRLVRC; this is encoded by the coding sequence ATGGGGTATGAGTTGGGGGTGGAGCCTCGGGATTGGGAAACGGCGCGGGTGCGCTGGGCTCTGACCTATCCCGAGATTTATGAGGTGGGCTCCAGCAACCTCGGTCACATCATTCTCTATTCCATACTCAACGCCGTTCCTGGTCAGCTGTGTGATCGTGCCTATCTCCCGGCGGCTGATCTCTCCGAGAGGCTGAAAGAGCGGAATCAAGCCTTGTTTGCCGTGGAGAGCAGGAGGCCGCTCCCAGCCTTCGACATCCTTGGCTTCAGCCTCAGCTACGAGCTGGGTGCGACCAATATTCTCGCCATGTTGGATTTGGCGAAGGTGCCGCTTTATGCGGCACAGAGAGGCGACTTGCCCCTCTCTCATCCTGAGTCTCCGCCTCTGATTTTTGCTGGCGGTCCCACAGCCACCAGCAACCCTGAGCCATACGCAGCTTTTTTCGATTTCATTGCCTTAGGCGATGGGGAGGAGCTCCTCCCTGAGATTGGACTGGTGGTGTCAGAAGCCAAAGCTGCGGGCTTGTCCCGAACGGACTTGCTCCGTGATTTGGCTGCTGTTCCAGGGGTTTATGTGCCGTCTCTCTATGAACCCGATCAGCAAGGGATCACGGTGGAGCCGCTTGAGCCTGGCCTTCCGGTCCGTCTATTAAGGCGTGTTGCCACTCCGATGCCCCATTACGCGACGGGACTCGTTCCCCATGTGGAGACAGTGCATGACCGATTGACGGTGGAAATTCGTCGTGGCTGCACTCGAGGCTGTCGCTTTTGCCAACCGGGAATGCTCACAAGGCCAGCGAGGGACGTGGAGCCTGAGGCCGTGATTGAGGCGATTGAAACGGGAATGCAGCGAACGGGTTACAGCGACTTCTCTTTGTTGTCGTTGAGCTGCAGCGATTACCTGGCGTTACCCGCTGTGGGGGTAGAGCTTCGTAATCGTCTCGCCGATCGCAATGTCACGCTTCAGTTACCCAGTCAGCGAGTGGACCGGTTCGATGACGACATCGCTCACATCCTTGGAGGCTCCCGCCAGGCGGGCTTGACGTTTGCCCCGGAAGCCGGCACCCAACGGCTGAGAGACATCGTGAATAAGGGCCTTACGGATGCGGACCTCGTGGATGGAATCCGCACGGCAATGCAGAACGGCTTCCGCAAGGTGAAGCTCTATTTCATGATCGGGCTGCCGGGTGAGACCGATGCCGATGTGCTCGGAATTGTCGAGACCTGTCGGATGTTGCTCGATCGCTGCCGCGATTTGGGTCGCCTCAATCTCAACATCACCATCAGTAATTTCACCCCGAAGCCGCATACGCCGTTTCAGTGGCACAGCGTTTCGACGGCGGAGTTTTTAAGGCGTCAGCAATTGCTGAGGGAAGCCGGGAAGCGCCTTCGCGGTGTGCGTTTCAACTTCACGGATGTGAGGCTGTCCGCCATGGAGGACTTCGTTGGTCGCGGAGATAGAAGCTTGGCGCCTGTCATCGAAGCAGCATGGCGTGCGGGTGCCGGTATGGATGCATGGTTTGAGGCCCTAGATCGGACGTATGAGGCTTGGACGGGCGCCATTGCAGCAGCAGGCCTTGAGGGCCGCTACCGAGCCCTTGAACTAGGCGGCTGGGGACGTGCGAATGCGCTCAGCGAGGAGGGGTTGGATGCGTTTTGTGCTCAGCCATTGCCTTGGGATCACATCGATACCGGGATTGATAAGCGCTGGTTGGCAGAAGACCTCAAGCGAGCTCTTGAAGCGGCTGTTGTTCCGGATTGTTCCTTCGAAGGATGCAGCAGTTGTGGGGTCTGCGGCCCTGATCTAGGACACAACGTGGTGATTCCTCCACCGGAGATCCCTGTTCAGAAGCCCAGGCAGGCTCCACCGAGCGATCGGGTCTGCCGGATCAGGTTTCGTTTCAGCAAAACGGGAGCGATGGCCCTGCTAAGCCATCTCGATTTGGTGCGCTTGTTTGAGCGTGCGCTTCGACGTGCTGAATTGCCGATGAGTTTCACCGGTGGCTTTCACCCCCTTCCCCGACTTCAGCTCGCTTTGGCTTTGCCGCTTGGAGTGCAAGGGGAGGGGGAATGGATGGATTTGGAATTCATTGAACAGGTTGAGGCGCTGCAGGTTTTGAAGCGCTGGCAAAAAACACTCCCCCCAGGCCTTGTGTTGTTGGAGGCCTATGAAGTGCCCGTATCTGGCCAGAGCCTCTCGCAGCAACTGGAATCAGCTCGATGGAGCTTTGAGCTGACATCTCAAGCGGGTGACCCTTCGATTTCGTTGGAGCAGTGGCAGCAGGTGGTGGATGCGTTGTTGTCGCGCGACTCGCTGGTTTGGGATGACACCGATAAGAAAGGACGTCCCCGTCAGCGCGATTGCAAGCCTGTTTTAGAGATGCTTGAGATCGTGTCTCCGGTTGATGATGGAGCGTCGTTGAATCGAGAACCGGTGGATGGGGTGAGGCTTGAGCTCCTCGCTCACATCGACCACCAGGGGAGAAGCCTCAAGCCTGCTCAGCTACAGCATTGGTTGTCTGAAGCCTTGGCCCAGTCTTTGCATCTAAAGAATGTTCGTCGCCTCGAACTACGGCTTGTGCGGTGCTAA
- a CDS encoding transporter substrate-binding domain-containing protein: MSVTTSVSASELNVIQGGWYPWKPYQYLQKNSNDRLQLTGLDVQLLKEVFEEELGLTLKLPQVDWEVHQQEISEGMRDVAGGAFITPERERYAYFSAPYRNEDIILISRRSESSAIAMLRPDVFKQSFPSSKLRLGVVSGYYYGDAIDRFLKDQSNQNRWTSVKTDIENLQNLVNGKVDLVAIDRLVGSTLIWEESLSRDLIAGKDHIFSGPIVALFSRRTTSPALVSAFDQAMQKLKGDGRYNQIVRDYLFPSLLAMTAGQPWFFILETIGTAAFAFSGILLARRDRFSLFGALVLASLPAFGGGIIRDLIANRDQPAVLQSTHNMMIVIALVLISHLIARLTNLRGLPSQLSKFHFGEKAVQVLDALGLSAFTVVGVIVAVEEKCNPLLLWGPIFSAMTGAGGAILRDVIRADASHPTLRHDFYAELSFFWGLMLSIFISMYANSNNLHTLPMNLAVLFTTLGCLLSRLVVMQRGIKSSTFMSKT, from the coding sequence ATGAGCGTAACGACCTCTGTCTCTGCCTCGGAACTAAATGTCATCCAGGGAGGTTGGTACCCCTGGAAGCCCTATCAATATCTTCAAAAGAATAGTAATGACCGACTCCAACTTACTGGCTTAGATGTTCAGTTATTGAAAGAGGTGTTTGAGGAGGAATTGGGACTAACACTAAAACTACCTCAAGTGGACTGGGAGGTTCATCAACAAGAAATCAGTGAGGGCATGCGAGATGTAGCTGGAGGAGCTTTTATCACGCCAGAGCGTGAGCGCTATGCCTACTTTTCAGCCCCTTATCGAAACGAAGACATCATTTTGATCAGTCGACGATCGGAATCGAGCGCGATCGCAATGCTTCGGCCTGATGTCTTTAAGCAATCATTCCCTTCAAGCAAGCTTCGGCTAGGTGTTGTATCTGGGTATTACTACGGAGATGCCATCGATAGATTCCTCAAGGATCAATCCAATCAAAATCGATGGACATCAGTCAAAACAGACATCGAAAATCTACAGAATCTGGTGAACGGGAAGGTTGATTTAGTCGCTATCGATCGCCTCGTGGGGAGCACTTTGATTTGGGAAGAATCTCTCAGTCGAGATCTAATTGCCGGCAAAGATCACATCTTCTCAGGTCCAATTGTCGCCCTTTTCAGTCGTCGCACCACATCACCAGCGCTCGTTTCCGCATTTGATCAAGCGATGCAAAAGCTTAAAGGCGATGGACGTTACAACCAAATCGTTCGCGATTATCTCTTCCCTTCCTTATTGGCCATGACTGCAGGCCAGCCATGGTTTTTCATCCTAGAAACGATTGGTACGGCAGCATTTGCTTTTTCCGGGATTTTGCTGGCGCGACGTGATCGATTCAGCCTATTTGGCGCACTCGTGCTTGCAAGTCTTCCCGCTTTTGGTGGCGGCATCATCAGGGATTTGATTGCAAATCGAGATCAACCAGCAGTCCTTCAATCCACTCACAACATGATGATTGTGATTGCACTCGTGCTGATCAGTCACTTGATAGCAAGGCTTACGAACCTACGCGGTTTGCCAAGCCAGCTAAGCAAATTTCATTTTGGAGAAAAAGCCGTTCAAGTTTTGGATGCCCTCGGCTTATCAGCTTTCACCGTGGTTGGAGTCATCGTGGCCGTTGAGGAAAAATGCAATCCCTTGCTCCTCTGGGGGCCAATCTTCAGCGCCATGACTGGAGCAGGCGGAGCCATTCTTCGTGATGTAATTCGAGCCGATGCAAGCCATCCGACCCTTCGGCACGACTTCTACGCCGAACTCTCGTTCTTCTGGGGATTAATGCTATCGATATTCATCTCAATGTACGCAAATTCCAACAATTTGCATACATTGCCAATGAATCTTGCCGTACTATTCACGACTCTCGGATGCTTATTGTCCAGGCTAGTGGTGATGCAACGCGGCATCAAATCATCCACCTTCATGAGCAAGACTTAA
- a CDS encoding LL-diaminopimelate aminotransferase, translating to MVKVNGNYLKLKAGYLFPEIGRRVKAFSSANPEAQLIRLGIGDVTEPLPQACRDAMKSAIDEMGTAEGFHGYGPEQGYAWLREAIARDDFQARGCEISAEEIFVSDGSKCDSSNILDILGSGNRIAVTDPVYPVYVDSNVMAGRTGESGDDGRYGGLTYLPISADNGFAAQIPSEPVDLIYLCYPNNPTGAVATKAQLKKWVDYARANKALILFDAAYEAFIQDPELPHSIYEIEGARDCAIEFRSFSKNAGFTGTRCALTVVPKGLKGKADDGSEVELWGLWNRRQSTKFNGVSYIIQRGAEAVYSDAGKQEVKALVSFYMENAAIIRRELSAAGIEVHGGQHAPYVWLKTPSGMDSWSFFDHLLQKANVVGTPGSGFGAAGEGYFRLSAFNSRSNVDEAMARIRNL from the coding sequence GTGGTCAAGGTCAACGGCAATTACCTGAAACTCAAAGCGGGTTATCTGTTCCCGGAGATTGGCCGCAGGGTGAAAGCCTTTAGTAGCGCCAACCCCGAGGCCCAGCTGATTCGTCTCGGCATCGGAGATGTCACAGAGCCGCTACCGCAGGCCTGCCGTGATGCCATGAAATCAGCCATCGACGAGATGGGTACGGCGGAAGGATTCCACGGCTACGGACCGGAGCAGGGCTATGCCTGGCTTCGCGAAGCGATTGCCCGCGATGACTTTCAGGCCAGGGGCTGTGAGATCAGCGCAGAGGAGATCTTTGTATCTGATGGCTCCAAATGCGATAGCAGCAATATTCTCGACATCCTTGGGAGTGGCAATCGCATTGCAGTCACCGATCCGGTGTATCCGGTCTATGTCGACAGCAATGTGATGGCAGGCCGAACAGGCGAGTCTGGTGACGACGGTCGCTATGGCGGCCTCACCTACCTGCCGATCAGCGCCGACAACGGTTTTGCAGCGCAGATTCCGAGTGAACCTGTTGACCTGATCTATCTCTGTTATCCCAACAACCCCACCGGCGCTGTCGCAACGAAGGCGCAACTCAAGAAGTGGGTGGACTATGCCCGGGCCAACAAGGCCTTGATCCTGTTTGATGCCGCATACGAAGCGTTCATTCAAGATCCAGAGCTGCCCCATTCCATTTATGAGATCGAGGGCGCTCGAGACTGCGCGATCGAATTCCGCTCCTTCTCCAAAAATGCCGGATTCACAGGCACCCGTTGCGCCTTAACCGTTGTTCCCAAAGGGCTCAAGGGGAAAGCCGACGATGGTTCTGAGGTTGAGCTGTGGGGGCTGTGGAACCGTCGGCAAAGCACCAAGTTCAACGGCGTGAGCTACATCATTCAGCGGGGCGCAGAAGCGGTGTACTCCGACGCAGGAAAACAGGAGGTGAAAGCGCTCGTGAGCTTCTATATGGAAAATGCTGCCATCATCCGTCGCGAGCTCAGTGCTGCAGGCATTGAAGTTCATGGAGGTCAGCACGCCCCCTATGTGTGGCTGAAAACACCTTCAGGAATGGACTCCTGGAGCTTCTTCGATCACCTCCTTCAGAAGGCCAATGTGGTGGGAACTCCAGGTAGTGGCTTCGGCGCTGCAGGAGAAGGCTATTTCCGCCTATCCGCTTTCAACAGCCGTAGCAATGTGGACGAAGCCATGGCCCGCATTCGCAACCTTTGA
- the clpS gene encoding ATP-dependent Clp protease adapter ClpS, which translates to MVDTPSRSPGGAAVLDKQTERVRKTSPRYKVLLHNDPVNSMEYVVVTLQQVVPQLSEQDAMAVMLETHNTGIGLVIVCDIEPAEFYCETLKNKGLTSTIEPES; encoded by the coding sequence ATGGTGGACACACCCAGCCGTAGCCCCGGTGGGGCTGCGGTTCTTGACAAGCAAACCGAGCGGGTGCGTAAGACATCGCCCCGCTACAAGGTTTTGCTTCACAACGACCCTGTCAACAGCATGGAGTACGTCGTTGTCACCCTTCAGCAGGTGGTTCCCCAGCTCAGTGAGCAGGATGCAATGGCCGTGATGCTGGAAACCCACAACACCGGAATCGGTCTCGTGATCGTTTGCGACATTGAACCCGCTGAGTTCTATTGCGAAACCCTGAAGAACAAGGGCCTGACCAGCACCATCGAACCAGAAAGCTGA
- a CDS encoding bifunctional orotidine-5'-phosphate decarboxylase/orotate phosphoribosyltransferase translates to MGFFTALTDAMSSRKSLLVTGLDPNPEMLRSWADLRGLNGRSLLSQARSWCKSVIEETADHVCAYKPSLGFYQAMGSAGVELLLEVRELLPPDLPLIIDIKHGDLNSSSAIAAYLFQSLHADAVTLNPFAGQDIAAPFLLYPGKGVFINCHSSNPAAHDLQHHPNDHNPFYLKVVRESQSWGTPEQLLLEVGTSDPAILADVRQAAPERFVMLRSLWGEEGNLQCLLKNGLNKMGDGLLIPLPQNLLNGNNINEQTSTLKGRINRIRDQHLQERAHTDAIHPEQCRIWPHSDQSNQDDSITTVREDGVKPIDQDLWDLVIDLYDIRCLLFGEFKQASGEIFNYYIDLRQIISDPALFHRVLDCYAQVLRPLRFDRIAGIPYGSLPTATGLSLQLHKPLIYPRKEVKAHGTRRMVEGEFKKGETVAVVDDILITGGSVMEGISKLESSGLNVRDVVVFLDHGGIHDLRAKQRLQSHGVKLQAVLTLDTISHVLETSDRISPDQAQELRHTEK, encoded by the coding sequence ATGGGCTTTTTCACGGCACTCACCGATGCGATGAGCAGTCGGAAGTCGCTGCTGGTGACGGGCCTTGATCCTAATCCTGAAATGCTGCGCAGCTGGGCAGACCTGCGCGGACTCAACGGCAGATCACTGCTCAGCCAAGCCCGGTCATGGTGCAAGTCCGTAATTGAAGAAACGGCTGATCATGTTTGTGCCTACAAACCAAGCCTCGGCTTTTATCAAGCTATGGGTTCGGCTGGAGTGGAGCTGCTCTTGGAGGTGCGTGAACTGCTGCCTCCAGACCTGCCGCTCATTATCGATATCAAGCATGGAGATCTCAATAGCTCGAGCGCTATCGCTGCCTACCTGTTCCAATCCCTGCATGCCGACGCCGTAACACTCAATCCTTTCGCTGGTCAAGACATTGCAGCTCCTTTCCTTTTATACCCAGGGAAAGGAGTCTTCATTAATTGCCATAGCTCCAACCCTGCTGCCCACGATCTTCAACATCATCCCAACGACCACAATCCTTTCTATTTAAAAGTGGTGCGAGAAAGCCAGAGCTGGGGGACACCCGAACAACTTTTGCTTGAAGTCGGCACCAGTGACCCAGCAATATTGGCTGATGTGCGACAAGCAGCACCCGAACGATTTGTCATGCTCCGCTCGCTCTGGGGTGAGGAAGGGAATTTGCAATGTCTGCTCAAAAACGGCCTAAACAAGATGGGAGATGGATTGTTGATTCCACTTCCTCAAAATTTGCTGAATGGAAACAATATCAATGAACAGACCTCAACGCTCAAAGGAAGAATCAATCGAATTCGCGACCAACATCTCCAAGAGAGAGCACATACCGATGCAATCCATCCGGAACAATGCAGAATCTGGCCCCACTCGGATCAATCAAATCAGGATGACTCCATCACGACGGTTAGGGAAGATGGTGTAAAGCCAATCGATCAAGACCTTTGGGATCTTGTGATCGATTTGTACGACATTCGCTGCCTTCTATTCGGGGAATTTAAGCAAGCAAGCGGTGAAATTTTCAACTATTACATTGATCTTCGTCAGATCATTTCTGATCCCGCTCTTTTTCATCGCGTTCTCGATTGCTATGCCCAGGTACTAAGGCCATTGCGATTCGATCGCATTGCAGGGATTCCTTATGGATCTTTACCCACCGCTACTGGCTTGTCATTGCAATTGCATAAGCCACTGATTTACCCAAGGAAAGAAGTGAAGGCCCATGGAACCCGGCGCATGGTGGAAGGAGAGTTCAAGAAGGGGGAGACCGTGGCAGTGGTCGATGACATCTTGATTACCGGCGGCAGCGTGATGGAGGGAATCAGCAAGCTCGAATCATCTGGCTTGAACGTGCGTGATGTGGTGGTGTTTTTAGACCATGGTGGAATCCATGATCTCCGCGCCAAACAGCGTTTACAGAGCCACGGAGTGAAGCTACAAGCCGTACTCACACTTGACACCATCAGCCATGTGCTCGAGACCTCGGATCGAATCAGTCCTGATCAGGCACAAGAGCTACGGCACACTGAAAAATAA
- a CDS encoding CPBP family intramembrane glutamic endopeptidase, with amino-acid sequence MRTSWFTLKPRWIPTITLIPALYALGWLLLQPISLLVPGRSIPSQDLIGTGISVLLFLLILPSWTRTRWETRHPWRQLGLKAAARGPSSRRSLLNGLGWAASLLLIICLISLGGQWGQWLGDFSAAKLINALLLCFGVGLIEELLFRGWLLGELNLLIGAKRAVPAQAVIFSLVHTRFNLGFWPMLSLLIGLFLLGMALATRRQLDGGSLWGCIGLHGGLVGGWFALQSGLIQWSPESPFWLTGPGDNPLGGMVGIACFAALLSFQLTALAKAARP; translated from the coding sequence TTGAGGACATCCTGGTTCACGCTGAAACCACGGTGGATCCCCACCATTACTCTCATTCCTGCCCTTTACGCACTGGGTTGGTTGCTGTTGCAACCCATCAGCCTTCTGGTCCCAGGACGGTCGATCCCTTCTCAAGACCTGATCGGCACAGGCATCAGTGTGTTGTTGTTTCTGCTGATCCTGCCGAGCTGGACGCGGACCCGCTGGGAAACGCGTCACCCATGGAGACAACTTGGACTGAAGGCGGCAGCGCGTGGGCCGAGCAGTCGCCGCTCTCTTCTGAACGGCCTGGGATGGGCCGCCTCACTGTTACTGATCATCTGTTTGATCAGCTTGGGAGGTCAATGGGGGCAATGGCTGGGAGATTTCAGTGCTGCCAAGCTGATCAACGCCCTACTGCTTTGCTTTGGCGTTGGCCTGATCGAAGAGCTGCTATTCAGAGGCTGGCTTTTGGGAGAGCTCAATCTGCTCATTGGTGCGAAGCGAGCTGTTCCCGCACAAGCGGTGATTTTCAGCCTGGTGCACACCCGATTCAATTTGGGATTTTGGCCGATGCTGAGCCTATTAATCGGTTTATTCCTACTAGGGATGGCCCTTGCGACGCGTCGGCAACTCGACGGTGGCTCACTTTGGGGATGTATCGGGCTGCATGGCGGATTGGTTGGCGGCTGGTTTGCGCTTCAGTCCGGCTTAATTCAGTGGTCTCCTGAATCTCCGTTTTGGCTAACAGGCCCTGGAGACAATCCCCTAGGAGGCATGGTGGGGATAGCCTGCTTCGCGGCTTTACTCAGCTTTCAGCTGACTGCCTTGGCTAAAGCGGCGCGTCCCTGA
- a CDS encoding photosystem II high light acclimation radical SAM protein, with product MSNAVSIKGSRAAGERVLFVRLPCNPIFPIGPIYLADHLHKCFPDLPQRILDLAALPVLDVEGVLLNVVDQFRPTLLVFSWRDIQIYAPVDGRGGNPLQNSFEVFYARNPLKRVKGALGGLRLMTSHYGELHRNQKLVRHGLKRARRHSPEARAVLGGGAVSVFYEQLGRSLPKGTIISIGEGEPLLEKLLAQQPLDGERCFVVGEAPRPGLIHEQPESRPKTACDYNYISSIWPQLDWYLEGGDFYVGVQTKRGCPHNCCYCVYTVVEGKQVRVNPVQEVVAEMRQLYDRGVRGFWFTDAQFIPARKYIEDAKELLRAIKAEGLTGIRWAAYIRADNLDPELAQLMVETGMSYFEIGITSGSQELVRKMRMGYNLRTVLDSCRMLAEAGFHDHVSVNYSFNVIDERPETIRQTVAYHRELEAIFGEDRVEPAIFFIGLQPHTHLEQYGFDQGLIKPGYNPMSMMPWTARKLLWNPEPMGSTFGRVCLEAFDRDPGRFGKTVMELLERDYGVAPLDQALRAPVQGRAALAKAVS from the coding sequence ATGAGCAATGCAGTGTCGATAAAGGGTTCAAGGGCAGCAGGCGAAAGGGTCCTGTTTGTGCGTTTGCCATGCAATCCGATCTTTCCGATCGGCCCGATTTATCTGGCTGATCACTTGCACAAGTGTTTCCCGGACTTGCCCCAGCGCATTCTTGATTTGGCCGCACTTCCTGTCTTGGATGTTGAGGGCGTTTTGCTCAATGTGGTGGATCAGTTTCGGCCCACGCTGCTGGTGTTCTCCTGGAGAGACATTCAGATTTATGCCCCTGTGGATGGCCGGGGTGGAAACCCACTTCAAAACTCATTTGAAGTGTTCTACGCACGCAACCCTCTGAAGCGTGTCAAAGGGGCCTTGGGTGGATTGCGCCTAATGACCAGTCATTACGGAGAGCTGCATCGCAATCAGAAATTGGTGCGCCATGGTTTGAAAAGGGCGCGTCGCCATAGTCCCGAGGCCCGTGCTGTCCTCGGAGGAGGCGCAGTCAGCGTTTTCTATGAACAGCTGGGCCGATCCTTGCCCAAGGGCACGATCATCTCAATTGGCGAGGGTGAGCCCCTTCTCGAAAAGCTTCTGGCCCAGCAACCGCTAGATGGAGAGCGATGCTTCGTTGTGGGAGAGGCTCCTCGCCCTGGTTTGATCCACGAGCAACCCGAGAGCAGGCCAAAGACAGCGTGTGATTACAACTACATCTCTTCAATCTGGCCACAGCTGGATTGGTACTTGGAAGGTGGTGACTTTTACGTAGGCGTTCAGACCAAACGAGGTTGCCCTCATAACTGTTGTTATTGCGTCTACACCGTTGTGGAAGGCAAGCAAGTTCGGGTCAATCCTGTGCAGGAAGTTGTCGCTGAGATGCGGCAGCTTTATGACCGGGGAGTGCGTGGTTTTTGGTTCACAGATGCTCAGTTCATCCCCGCTCGCAAATACATCGAGGATGCAAAAGAGCTGTTGCGTGCGATCAAGGCTGAAGGCCTAACTGGGATTCGATGGGCGGCCTACATCCGAGCCGACAACTTGGACCCTGAGTTGGCTCAGTTGATGGTTGAGACGGGCATGAGTTATTTCGAAATTGGGATTACGTCAGGTTCCCAGGAGCTCGTGCGCAAAATGCGTATGGGGTACAACCTGCGCACTGTGTTGGACAGTTGCAGGATGCTGGCCGAGGCTGGCTTCCATGATCACGTCTCGGTGAACTACTCCTTCAACGTGATTGATGAAAGGCCGGAAACGATTCGGCAAACCGTGGCGTATCACCGTGAACTTGAAGCGATTTTCGGTGAAGACCGGGTCGAGCCCGCTATTTTTTTTATTGGCTTGCAACCCCACACGCATCTCGAGCAATACGGCTTCGATCAAGGCCTGATTAAGCCTGGGTACAACCCGATGAGCATGATGCCTTGGACGGCACGCAAACTCCTCTGGAATCCTGAGCCGATGGGCAGCACCTTCGGTCGGGTTTGCCTTGAAGCGTTTGATCGCGATCCTGGACGTTTTGGCAAAACGGTGATGGAACTTCTTGAGAGGGACTACGGAGTTGCGCCCCTCGACCAAGCTCTTCGTGCCCCTGTTCAGGGACGCGCCGCTTTAGCCAAGGCAGTCAGCTGA
- the psbA gene encoding photosystem II q(b) protein — MTTTIQQRSGANGWQQFCDWVTSTNNRLYVGWFGVLMIPTLLAATTCFIVAFIAAPPVDIDGIREPVAGSLMYGNNIISGAVVPSSNAIGLHFYPIWEAASLDEWLYNGGPFQLVVFHFLIGIYAYMGREWELSYRLGMRPWICVAYSAPVAAASAVFLVYPFGQGSFSDAMPLGISGTFNYMLVFQAEHNILMHPFHMLGVAGVFGGSLFSAMHGSLVTSSLVRETTETESQNYGYKFGQEEETYNIVAAHGYFGRLIFQYASFNNSRSLHFFLAAWPVVGIWFTALGVSTMAFNLNGFNFNQSILDGQGRVLNTWADVLNRAGLGMEVMHERNAHNFPLDLAAAESTPVALQAPAIG, encoded by the coding sequence ATGACTACCACCATCCAGCAGCGCTCCGGCGCTAACGGTTGGCAGCAGTTCTGTGATTGGGTCACCTCCACGAACAACCGTCTGTATGTCGGTTGGTTCGGTGTGTTGATGATCCCCACACTGCTTGCCGCTACCACCTGCTTCATCGTCGCTTTCATCGCCGCACCTCCGGTTGATATCGACGGCATCCGCGAGCCTGTTGCAGGTTCACTGATGTATGGCAACAACATCATTTCTGGTGCTGTTGTTCCTTCCAGCAACGCCATCGGCTTGCACTTCTACCCAATCTGGGAAGCTGCCTCACTCGACGAGTGGCTCTACAACGGCGGTCCTTTCCAACTGGTTGTGTTCCACTTCCTGATCGGCATCTACGCCTATATGGGACGTGAGTGGGAACTTTCCTACCGCTTGGGCATGCGCCCTTGGATCTGTGTTGCATACAGCGCACCTGTTGCTGCTGCATCTGCAGTGTTCCTGGTTTACCCCTTCGGTCAGGGTTCGTTCTCTGACGCCATGCCTTTGGGCATCTCTGGAACCTTCAACTACATGTTGGTGTTCCAGGCTGAGCACAACATCTTGATGCACCCCTTCCACATGCTGGGAGTTGCTGGTGTGTTCGGTGGTTCACTGTTCTCCGCCATGCACGGTTCATTGGTGACCTCCTCCTTGGTTCGTGAAACAACCGAGACCGAGTCCCAGAACTATGGCTACAAGTTCGGCCAAGAAGAAGAGACGTACAACATCGTGGCTGCTCACGGCTACTTCGGTCGCCTGATCTTCCAATACGCCTCCTTCAACAACAGCCGTAGCCTTCACTTCTTCCTTGCAGCCTGGCCTGTTGTCGGCATCTGGTTCACCGCCCTTGGCGTGTCAACCATGGCCTTCAACCTGAACGGCTTCAACTTCAACCAGTCCATCCTTGATGGTCAGGGCCGTGTCCTGAACACCTGGGCCGACGTGTTGAACCGTGCCGGTCTCGGCATGGAAGTGATGCACGAGCGCAACGCTCATAACTTCCCTCTCGACCTGGCAGCTGCTGAGTCCACACCTGTGGCTCTTCAGGCACCTGCAATCGGTTGA